One window of the Rhodococcus sovatensis genome contains the following:
- a CDS encoding alpha/beta hydrolase: protein MEIVQAAASVEIDDDGPTNILIAQHQRDPVTPLRGGELLNDKFGERARLLTVDGSRHGVYTLGVNPCAYQVITDYLVDGAMPEHDTSCPTPGTE from the coding sequence TTGGAGATCGTTCAAGCAGCAGCGTCGGTAGAGATCGACGACGACGGCCCGACAAACATTCTCATCGCACAGCACCAGCGTGACCCAGTCACCCCGCTGCGCGGAGGTGAATTGCTGAACGACAAATTCGGAGAGCGAGCGCGCCTGCTGACCGTCGACGGCAGCAGACACGGTGTCTACACCCTCGGCGTCAACCCCTGTGCATATCAGGTCATCACCGACTACCTCGTCGACGGGGCCATGCCCGAACACGACACTTCCTGCCCGACGCCGGGAACAGAATGA
- a CDS encoding LuxR C-terminal-related transcriptional regulator, with protein MGIPAPTYAKPGLTEREITVLEVWLDCDSKTDVAARLHIALGTVNTHLTRIRGKYTRVGRPAPTKAALVARALQDGIVTLDDL; from the coding sequence GTGGGTATTCCTGCCCCGACCTACGCCAAGCCCGGATTGACCGAGCGTGAAATCACCGTCCTCGAGGTGTGGTTGGACTGTGACTCCAAGACCGACGTCGCGGCCCGTCTCCATATTGCGCTGGGAACGGTCAACACTCACCTGACGCGGATCCGCGGCAAATACACCCGCGTCGGCCGGCCGGCGCCAACCAAAGCGGCCCTCGTGGCCCGGGCCCTGCAGGACGGCATCGTCACCCTCGACGACCTCTGA
- a CDS encoding helix-turn-helix domain-containing protein has protein sequence MTESTKPDDADAAKPGRPRDATIDDRVLGATRELLVELGWDDLSVRGIAARAGVGRSTIDRRWSSKAELVLHAILGATPDLGPFEGADTDGWVRWVASGSREIFAMPEVRAAVPGLLNTFIRNEGLRSQLWQSFSGPPAELFSAGTSRDPADAELDARALIALAAGASLFLSVVATEDDTDEVHRRIGEMLLRSVDDA, from the coding sequence GTGACTGAATCGACGAAACCTGACGACGCCGACGCAGCGAAGCCGGGTCGACCCCGAGACGCCACCATCGACGACAGGGTGCTCGGTGCCACTCGAGAGCTACTGGTCGAGCTCGGTTGGGACGACCTGAGCGTGCGCGGGATTGCCGCGCGTGCGGGAGTAGGCCGCAGCACGATCGACCGTCGATGGTCCTCGAAAGCTGAACTGGTGCTCCACGCAATTCTCGGTGCCACCCCTGATCTCGGCCCCTTCGAGGGCGCCGATACGGATGGGTGGGTGCGATGGGTTGCGTCGGGAAGTCGCGAGATCTTCGCAATGCCCGAGGTTCGCGCGGCCGTTCCGGGGTTGCTCAACACGTTCATTCGCAACGAAGGCCTACGGAGTCAACTGTGGCAGAGCTTCAGTGGCCCGCCGGCCGAACTGTTCTCGGCAGGGACATCTCGAGACCCAGCAGACGCCGAGCTCGATGCGCGCGCACTGATCGCACTGGCGGCCGGTGCTTCGCTCTTCCTCAGTGTTGTTGCAACAGAAGATGATACGGATGAGGTGCACCGGAGAATCGGTGAGATGCTACTGAGGTCGGTCGACGACGCCTGA
- a CDS encoding TetR/AcrR family transcriptional regulator, whose translation MRSRRKIIDATLGLIAESGFEAVTIAAAARAAGVSRQTVYTIFRTREDLVSEAMTGVLVDLVGGIETRAGKAETSSEFVVELIVAGRDVLHGDPVLQSLLYLREGNPLFDPGMMGRARPVVRRFLDALVERDPNVTATELDDVTDIVVRAALSVVLFDDPSIHADEDLRRYLGRWLVPVLPFGS comes from the coding sequence ATGCGCTCGCGACGGAAGATCATCGATGCCACGCTGGGGCTGATCGCCGAGTCGGGCTTCGAAGCCGTCACGATTGCGGCGGCAGCACGTGCGGCGGGCGTCTCCAGACAGACCGTCTACACAATATTTCGAACACGCGAAGACCTTGTTTCCGAAGCGATGACGGGTGTACTCGTCGACTTGGTCGGCGGTATCGAAACGCGCGCAGGCAAGGCAGAAACGTCGTCCGAGTTCGTCGTCGAATTGATAGTCGCCGGTCGCGACGTGCTTCATGGGGACCCGGTTCTGCAATCGTTGCTGTACTTGCGGGAGGGGAACCCTCTGTTCGATCCGGGAATGATGGGACGCGCCAGGCCCGTCGTGCGGCGCTTCCTGGATGCGCTTGTCGAGCGTGATCCGAACGTGACTGCGACGGAACTCGACGACGTTACCGACATCGTCGTACGGGCGGCCCTGTCGGTCGTGCTGTTCGATGACCCGTCGATCCACGCAGACGAAGATCTCCGCCGATATCTCGGCCGCTGGTTGGTGCCTGTTCTACCGTTCGGTTCGTGA
- a CDS encoding S9 family peptidase: MTAPELISIEDFFGPPVRTGAAISPDGTKIAFLAPWKNRLNVWTQDIAPDLSTDTDARCVTADETRSVMDFLWTDDPRWMLYLQDSGGDENHHVYRVDLDDPESTAVDLTPFPGARAIGLESVSGRPGVYTVLLNARSAAEFDLYELDVTTRDLSMIGRSPGNGQNLMRAADGEMLVFALTSEGNLDISRLGESGPARLIKSFAGTDYPMGINPTQITPDGTGLWMGSTRGRDLTYLVRVDLATGEESLVDSHPTLELDAARRAVAQTSSPLICDSATGELLGVRYLGERQVIHAVDPHFAEVVKNLEQLSDGDIGELTSDKSGERWTVSFVHDRDPSVTYVYDHTTGASRQLFRPFPHLDPGAMAPMTPVTISARDGLDLPSYLTLPLGVEPERLPMVLLVHGGPWYRDSWTFSSIVQMLANRGYAVLQVNFRGSTGYGKAHTNAAVGEFAGKMHDDLIDAVDWSVAQGYADRERVAIMGGSYGGYSALVGATFTPDVFAAAIDAVGISDLANFMRTQPAFVRAGLVNNWYRYVGDPSVPEQEADMLARSPISRLDAVRAPLLIAQGANDARVTRAESDNVVDTLRSRGVDVDYLVFDDEGHGFVNPENNITFYKEVERFLAEHLGGRE, encoded by the coding sequence ATGACTGCACCCGAACTGATCTCGATCGAAGACTTCTTCGGCCCACCCGTCCGAACCGGCGCCGCGATCTCGCCGGATGGCACCAAGATCGCCTTCCTCGCGCCGTGGAAGAACCGCCTCAACGTATGGACGCAGGACATCGCACCGGACCTCTCCACCGACACCGATGCCCGATGTGTCACCGCCGACGAGACCCGCAGCGTCATGGACTTCCTGTGGACCGACGACCCCCGTTGGATGCTGTATCTGCAGGACTCGGGTGGTGACGAGAACCATCACGTCTATCGCGTCGACCTCGACGACCCCGAATCAACCGCCGTCGATCTGACACCGTTTCCTGGGGCTCGGGCGATCGGGCTCGAGTCCGTAAGCGGCCGCCCGGGCGTCTACACCGTACTGCTGAACGCGAGAAGCGCCGCCGAGTTCGACTTGTACGAGTTGGACGTGACGACGCGTGACCTCTCCATGATCGGACGGAGCCCGGGTAACGGTCAGAACCTGATGCGAGCCGCGGACGGTGAGATGTTGGTCTTTGCACTGACTTCCGAGGGCAACCTCGATATCTCCCGATTGGGGGAGTCGGGTCCCGCGAGATTGATCAAGTCGTTCGCCGGCACCGACTATCCGATGGGAATCAACCCGACCCAGATCACGCCGGATGGAACCGGGCTGTGGATGGGATCGACCCGCGGACGCGACCTGACGTACCTGGTGCGCGTCGACCTGGCCACCGGCGAGGAGTCCCTCGTCGACTCCCACCCGACGCTCGAGCTCGACGCCGCGCGGCGTGCCGTCGCACAGACGTCGTCGCCGTTGATCTGTGACAGTGCAACCGGCGAACTGCTCGGAGTTCGGTATCTAGGTGAACGGCAGGTGATCCACGCGGTGGACCCGCACTTCGCCGAGGTCGTGAAGAACCTCGAACAGCTCTCGGACGGTGACATCGGCGAGCTGACTTCCGACAAGAGCGGTGAGAGGTGGACCGTCAGTTTCGTGCACGACCGCGACCCGTCCGTCACCTACGTCTACGACCACACCACCGGAGCGAGCCGGCAGCTGTTTCGGCCGTTCCCGCACCTGGACCCCGGCGCGATGGCGCCGATGACACCGGTAACGATCTCCGCACGTGACGGACTGGACCTGCCGTCCTATTTGACGCTGCCGCTGGGTGTCGAACCAGAACGGTTGCCGATGGTGCTGTTGGTGCACGGCGGCCCGTGGTACCGAGACTCGTGGACCTTCAGCTCGATCGTCCAGATGCTCGCGAACCGGGGTTACGCGGTGCTGCAGGTGAACTTCCGCGGATCGACAGGCTACGGGAAAGCCCACACCAACGCCGCGGTAGGCGAGTTCGCCGGCAAGATGCACGACGACCTGATCGACGCCGTGGACTGGTCGGTCGCACAGGGATACGCGGACCGCGAACGCGTCGCCATCATGGGCGGTTCCTACGGTGGGTATTCGGCGCTCGTCGGTGCCACCTTCACGCCCGACGTCTTCGCGGCAGCGATCGACGCCGTCGGGATCTCCGACCTTGCGAACTTCATGCGAACACAACCCGCATTCGTTCGAGCCGGCCTTGTCAACAACTGGTATCGCTACGTCGGCGACCCTAGCGTCCCTGAGCAGGAAGCCGACATGCTCGCACGCTCACCGATCTCCAGGCTCGACGCAGTCAGGGCGCCCTTGCTGATTGCACAGGGAGCCAACGACGCACGCGTCACCCGAGCCGAATCCGACAACGTCGTCGACACACTCCGATCGCGGGGCGTTGACGTCGATTACCTCGTCTTCGACGACGAAGGACACGGATTCGTCAACCCCGAGAACAACATCACCTTCTACAAGGAAGTCGAACGCTTCCTCGCCGAACACCTCGGCGGACGCGAATGA
- a CDS encoding alpha/beta fold hydrolase, which yields MNRQAAATTVAIAATALILAGCSPPSASTNQQTGSVALQPDVAANLLWAACPDGVEKPEDGPPQLLCAAVPVPLDYNDPDGTQIDITISRLPSLNPEQRRGVLLLNPGGPGGTGLDQPNFLVDRGIPQAVLDSYDLIGMDVRGVGHSAPISCGFTDDLHYYGAVPPYAYDGSAFDEQVKTAQEVAERCAAQDQDGRLGQVSTANIARDLDRIRAALGEDTASFLGYSYGSALGAAYASMFPDTTDRIVLDSNIGDTHLDRDGLRRYARGMEETFPDFARWAAEHHEEYGLGETEQQVRESYFTLAESLDDTPVDGVDGRAFRLSTFVTLYNPASYDTAAQGWRSFKQQRR from the coding sequence ATGAACCGCCAAGCCGCAGCGACGACCGTCGCGATAGCCGCGACAGCCCTGATTCTGGCCGGCTGCTCACCACCATCGGCGTCCACGAACCAGCAGACCGGTTCCGTTGCACTGCAACCGGATGTCGCGGCGAACCTGCTCTGGGCTGCCTGCCCCGACGGCGTGGAGAAGCCCGAAGACGGCCCACCCCAACTACTCTGCGCGGCCGTGCCCGTGCCATTGGACTACAACGACCCCGACGGGACCCAGATCGACATCACGATCTCCCGACTCCCCTCACTGAATCCGGAGCAGCGGCGCGGAGTGCTGCTCCTCAACCCTGGCGGCCCGGGAGGGACCGGGCTCGACCAACCCAACTTCCTCGTCGATCGAGGAATCCCGCAGGCCGTCCTCGACAGCTACGACCTGATCGGCATGGATGTCCGCGGAGTCGGACATTCGGCGCCCATCAGCTGCGGCTTCACCGACGATCTGCATTACTACGGCGCAGTCCCGCCGTACGCATACGACGGCTCGGCATTCGACGAGCAGGTCAAAACAGCGCAGGAAGTCGCCGAACGGTGCGCGGCACAAGATCAGGACGGCCGGTTGGGCCAGGTGAGCACAGCCAACATCGCCCGCGACCTCGATCGCATCCGGGCAGCGCTCGGTGAGGACACCGCCAGCTTCCTCGGTTATTCCTACGGCAGCGCACTCGGTGCCGCCTACGCATCGATGTTCCCCGATACCACCGATCGAATCGTGCTCGACAGCAACATCGGCGACACCCACCTCGATCGCGACGGACTGCGCAGATATGCACGTGGAATGGAAGAGACATTTCCGGATTTCGCGCGATGGGCCGCCGAGCACCACGAGGAATACGGACTCGGTGAAACCGAGCAACAGGTTCGCGAAAGCTACTTCACCCTCGCTGAGAGCCTCGACGACACACCGGTCGACGGCGTCGACGGGCGCGCGTTCCGATTGTCAACGTTCGTCACGCTCTACAATCCGGCCTCGTACGACACGGCTGCCCAGGGTTGGAGATCGTTCAAGCAGCAGCGTCGGTAG
- a CDS encoding alpha/beta hydrolase has protein sequence MPRYTSRPVAIAASVSISLLVLGGCSQPQTQPEPQPDLQSFYKQEVAFEPCEGYGTTSADEDAFASDPAFRCARVEVPLNYDDPSGRTAHIALLKVPATGDRIGSLLMNPGGPGGPGMSMAAAGATTLADSSLTERFDLVGFDPRGVGASTPAIDCFTDQQNEAGDTYTTVVAGSRTLSEDGSRRLVEQCADRSGGRDVLAHVGTRDAARDLDVLRAVLGDDKLSYLGQSYGTRLGAVYAEMFPENVRAMVLDGAIDPRQRTFDRRIDQFTGFQRSFDEMATACAVTPDCPLGTDPGEAVENFQDIVRPLIDDPIVTADGRVLDFDAAYGAVTAGLYDSTVWPVITAGIAEVQAGQADTMLKILDVFGGRDADGTYPNFPEALYAINCMDENRNTPEQEVELKRRIQEIAPFTDAGLGPDGARDPCEFWPAQPTLDLPYATDIEGLPDTLTISITGDPSTPYEGGVSLANTLGGSLLTVDGERHTVAFGGTNPCVNGIVADYLLDLTSPPAETRCTL, from the coding sequence ATGCCCAGATACACGTCCAGACCAGTAGCGATCGCCGCCTCGGTGTCGATTTCGCTCCTGGTGCTCGGTGGGTGCAGTCAGCCGCAGACCCAGCCCGAACCACAGCCCGACCTACAGAGCTTCTACAAGCAGGAGGTGGCTTTCGAGCCGTGCGAGGGGTACGGCACGACGTCAGCCGACGAAGACGCGTTCGCGAGCGACCCGGCGTTCCGATGCGCCCGGGTGGAGGTCCCACTGAACTACGACGACCCCTCCGGCCGGACGGCGCACATCGCGCTCTTGAAAGTGCCGGCCACAGGGGACAGGATCGGCTCTCTGCTGATGAACCCCGGGGGACCCGGTGGCCCGGGAATGAGCATGGCCGCAGCGGGAGCCACGACACTCGCGGACAGTTCGCTCACCGAAAGATTCGATCTTGTCGGGTTCGACCCTCGCGGGGTCGGTGCGTCCACACCTGCGATCGATTGCTTCACAGACCAGCAGAACGAAGCAGGAGACACCTACACGACGGTGGTCGCCGGGTCGAGAACGTTGTCCGAGGACGGTTCTCGTCGATTGGTCGAACAATGCGCAGATCGGTCGGGTGGCCGCGACGTACTCGCGCACGTCGGAACCCGTGATGCTGCACGAGACTTGGACGTGCTTCGCGCAGTGCTCGGCGATGACAAGCTGAGCTACCTCGGCCAGAGCTACGGAACCCGACTCGGGGCGGTGTACGCCGAGATGTTCCCAGAGAACGTGCGGGCTATGGTTCTCGACGGGGCCATCGATCCACGGCAGCGCACCTTCGACCGAAGAATCGATCAGTTCACCGGCTTTCAACGATCGTTCGACGAGATGGCGACGGCCTGCGCGGTGACGCCCGACTGCCCGCTCGGGACCGACCCTGGCGAAGCTGTGGAGAACTTCCAGGACATCGTCAGACCCCTCATCGACGACCCCATCGTCACCGCGGACGGCAGAGTATTGGACTTCGACGCTGCCTACGGGGCGGTGACCGCGGGCCTCTACGACTCGACGGTATGGCCGGTCATCACAGCCGGGATCGCGGAAGTTCAGGCCGGACAGGCCGACACGATGCTGAAGATCCTCGATGTCTTCGGTGGGCGCGACGCCGACGGCACCTATCCGAACTTCCCCGAGGCGCTGTACGCCATCAATTGCATGGATGAAAACCGCAACACTCCGGAGCAGGAAGTCGAGCTCAAGCGCAGGATCCAGGAGATAGCACCGTTCACCGACGCGGGCCTCGGACCCGACGGCGCTCGAGATCCCTGCGAATTCTGGCCCGCACAGCCGACTCTCGATCTCCCGTACGCGACCGACATCGAGGGTCTGCCCGACACTCTGACCATCTCCATCACCGGTGACCCGTCCACACCGTACGAAGGCGGCGTCAGTCTCGCGAACACCCTCGGTGGATCGCTGTTGACCGTCGATGGCGAACGGCACACCGTCGCGTTCGGGGGCACAAACCCCTGTGTCAACGGCATCGTCGCCGACTACCTCCTAGACCTGACATCACCACCAGCAGAAACCCGCTGCACCCTCTGA
- a CDS encoding NAD(P)/FAD-dependent oxidoreductase, whose amino-acid sequence MTTSDVESKMQALVEPWRERDLRASMPRSIVIVGDGAAGYTAAKVLRAEGFAGSISMIGSDRSATYRRPAVSKELLAGTKSVEQVLLGEPVVGVDVYHGVTALSISEDSVIVDDGDPISYDALLLATGSRARQLDDLGSGSVFTLRTAADVEPLREDFARTGSLLVIGGGLIGCEAAATARTLGAEVTVLEAAKAPLNRIAPESISRMYVDMHADNGITIHTDVAVSQIERRDDGTALVTAQDGRAWSAGTVLLAVGSVPNTELAVEFGLATRSGVLVDANMRTSAPNVYAAGDVAEVPNRLLGGTYRSEHWNGAVDQATRAARSILGAEVGDLDVPWGWSNQHGVNLQFAGWTTADDDYVLVRGSIEDRRFTACAVRGDMLVGAIGIGFPKDIRQVRAIIANGNPVDRDQLTADWLERQLTAVG is encoded by the coding sequence ATGACGACATCGGATGTCGAATCCAAGATGCAGGCGTTGGTCGAGCCGTGGCGCGAGCGCGACCTGCGTGCTTCGATGCCACGCTCCATTGTGATCGTCGGCGATGGTGCGGCCGGGTACACAGCGGCCAAAGTTCTGCGGGCCGAGGGATTCGCCGGATCCATTTCGATGATCGGTAGCGACCGATCGGCAACCTATCGCCGACCGGCAGTGTCCAAGGAGCTCTTGGCAGGGACCAAGTCGGTGGAGCAAGTACTGCTTGGGGAGCCTGTCGTCGGTGTGGACGTTTACCACGGTGTCACCGCACTGTCGATCTCCGAAGACTCGGTCATCGTCGACGACGGCGATCCGATCTCCTACGACGCCTTGCTTCTCGCGACAGGTTCCCGCGCGCGGCAACTCGACGATCTCGGCTCCGGTTCGGTCTTCACTCTCCGCACGGCCGCGGACGTGGAACCGCTGCGCGAGGACTTCGCGCGCACCGGTTCGCTGCTGGTGATCGGCGGCGGGCTGATCGGGTGTGAAGCCGCCGCGACCGCTCGCACCCTCGGCGCCGAGGTCACTGTTCTGGAAGCCGCGAAAGCGCCACTGAATAGGATTGCCCCTGAATCGATCTCGCGCATGTACGTCGATATGCACGCTGACAACGGAATCACCATTCATACCGATGTTGCCGTTTCCCAAATCGAGAGGCGAGACGACGGCACCGCCCTTGTCACGGCACAGGACGGTCGTGCCTGGTCTGCGGGAACGGTTCTGTTGGCGGTCGGGTCGGTGCCCAATACCGAGCTAGCCGTTGAATTCGGTCTCGCCACCCGTTCCGGGGTCTTGGTGGACGCGAACATGAGGACGTCGGCGCCGAACGTCTATGCAGCCGGTGACGTCGCCGAGGTTCCCAATCGCCTACTCGGCGGCACCTACCGAAGCGAGCACTGGAACGGCGCTGTCGACCAGGCGACGAGGGCTGCACGCTCGATTCTCGGCGCGGAGGTCGGCGATCTCGATGTGCCGTGGGGTTGGTCCAATCAGCATGGGGTCAACCTGCAGTTCGCAGGGTGGACCACTGCGGACGACGACTACGTCCTGGTCCGCGGTTCCATCGAGGATCGGCGGTTCACTGCATGTGCAGTGCGCGGCGACATGCTCGTGGGAGCCATCGGGATCGGATTTCCCAAGGACATCAGACAGGTCCGCGCCATCATCGCCAACGGAAACCCCGTCGACAGGGATCAGCTGACCGCGGACTGGCTGGAACGACAGCTCACCGCTGTTGGGTGA
- a CDS encoding DUF3159 domain-containing protein, with protein sequence MTTSVQEDAKDIDATQVLLNNMGGTSGMIYTAIPVVAFVIGNALAALPAAIGVAVVVALVLTAFRVKRGEPIAQASGGLVGVIAAGGVAAWTGSAGGYFLIGIWTSLVCALAVFVSLLVRRPLTGLLWNVLHRNKYDWRADPSVLRAHDLATLAFTVLFAARYIVQDWLYDADATGWLAFAKIAMGTPMFALAVLVTVWAFRRSNKQFVS encoded by the coding sequence ATGACGACGTCGGTACAGGAAGATGCGAAGGACATCGACGCTACGCAGGTGCTGCTGAACAATATGGGCGGTACGAGCGGGATGATCTACACCGCGATACCGGTGGTCGCGTTCGTGATCGGCAACGCGCTCGCTGCACTGCCCGCTGCCATCGGCGTGGCCGTCGTTGTCGCCCTCGTGCTCACCGCTTTCAGAGTCAAGCGTGGTGAGCCGATCGCGCAGGCCAGCGGCGGCCTCGTCGGGGTCATCGCGGCCGGTGGTGTCGCGGCATGGACCGGTAGTGCCGGAGGCTACTTCCTCATCGGTATCTGGACCAGCCTGGTATGCGCGTTGGCCGTGTTCGTGTCGCTGCTCGTGCGACGACCCCTTACTGGGCTGCTCTGGAACGTGCTGCACCGCAACAAGTACGACTGGCGGGCTGACCCGTCGGTGCTCCGTGCCCATGATCTGGCGACTCTGGCGTTCACGGTGTTGTTCGCGGCGCGCTACATCGTGCAGGACTGGCTGTACGACGCCGACGCTACGGGCTGGCTTGCTTTCGCGAAGATCGCGATGGGCACTCCGATGTTCGCGCTCGCTGTCCTCGTGACCGTGTGGGCATTTCGCCGCTCCAACAAGCAGTTCGTCAGCTGA